CAATGCACAAAGTACCAAATGttccatttcttctgaaaatgcaCTGCTGGTTGCTTGTGATACTCCTTGTAAGAGACCTGTCCCACTTAAAAgcatttctcctctccccagtTTCAAAGACTTCCCATATCTTAATAAAACTACTACTGACATGAATGAGGCAGTagcattttaaatttacttttcaaTGACAGTTCATGTTTTGTATCATTTAGGAAGACAGGACTTAGAGGGACACAATGCCTTACTGTGTGtatcttcctgctgctgcagatacATCCAGCCTTTGTCATCAGCTGAATGAACATGAAAACTGGACTTTTGtgaccttttttctttaactttgcTGAAAGGCTGGTCCAGAATTTCATGTTATGGGTTAAAAACCCTCCTCTACTTTCCTACCTGCCCAAACTTATTTAAGACCACTGTATACCTTTTTAATCTGTTCCATCCTCTTGATTTTAAAGGATTCTCTTCCAGCCCTGGTATACACCCTCCTGTGGTTTATGGATAGCAACCAGATTACATCTCAGCTTTCCTTATCCTAGGTTTTCTCTTTATACAACAGCCACTCATTTCTCTTGAGATCTTAAGAAACCACCTGCAACTGTATTCCAGTTGAGGTAATTTTCACAATATTTTGATGCTGGGTTTCTTTCTTCCAGGGTCTGCGCCTCTCCAACTTACTACTTCTTTTGCTTAAGATCCCAGACCCACTCTTGAGAGTTTTCAGGATCAGCCTGCTAACCACTATTTATAACCCACTAGAAGGATAATCAATCTCTTTTAGTTCTCTATTAGTCACACTCAGTTCAGGGTTGGATTCACTACTGGGATTCCTGTAGTGGCCCTTTTTGTGGCAGTCTGCCATTAATCAGACAAAGAACAGGGTCAGTTACCCAGCATTTAAGTCCAAAGATCTGAAAGCTTTCTTTAtacacttttaatttttttcctacgCATCATGTCTTTACACTGGAAAAGAGAATTAGAGAGGAATTGTAAGCTTAGGAAGCTATTCCCTAGAGAAGAAACTTGTTCGGAAAGAAAGTGCAGTGGTCTTGATTGGGGTTTCTCAAGGATCAGTCTCAGGACCAATTGTTAATACTATCTAGTGGTCTTTGCATAAAACCAAGGAGGGTACAAGTGAAATTTCTTAATGACATACAACCTGACATGAAGCCAGCAACACAGAGAAGTGTCAGTGCAGGTAAAATAAGTGGCCAACAGAAGTGAAATGGTAGCTTATTGTTCTCAGTGTGAGTTTGTAATTAAGAACCCATGCTTCAAACTGAGGTAAAATTTATTACAGATTTGCAGGCTGATTATAACCTCCCATATGGACTCTGGGAAGAACATAGTCATCATCCTAAAATGTATCCAGAGAGGATTTTCTGATCAAGATAGAAAAGTAGTACTTTTAAAGTGAGATTCCATTTGGGATGTCTGAGCCAAAACCACTCCAGATTTGCTTAAAAAACAGGAAGCTTGATGACTACTGTAAATGGGCAACAGAATTGATGGCAATCTTGAGAATGTGGCTAACAAGATAATAGACTTACTAGCAGGATGTCTGTTGTCCATCAAGTGGTGGAATACACAGAGATATCAACAAGACACTTGTGGTATTGTATAACGTGACCGTACCAACAGGAGTATGTCTAAACACAGCAATTAAAGATATAGAGAGCGTGCACTAAACAGATGGTGCTGATAATGATTTTAAGTTAGCATATGGATAATGTTAACTGCTAAGAAAGAATGGTAGACACATGGTGGAAGAGAATATATAATAgatgaatttattaaaaaaaaaaaattgccgggagagttttggttttgtgtgtcAGTTCCCACATTTCTGGATTCTTCTGCTTCAGCCAGTATTCCCATGTTGAGTGTATTGAGATTTTCCATTCTCACGAGTTGTCTCACCTTTGTCCCATGTACAAATATCTTTGAAagtacatttcttttttcagcttATTATTAAGATGAGCTATCTTGAACAAACAGCAgcttcccttcttctcttctacTTACATGGGAAacgccccctccccccaaaacaaccaagCACTCATCACTATTTTCCTGAGTGTAAACTGCAAAGGAAACATTGTCAAGAGGCACCCTTTTACTTTTTATTGTGcaagatgattaaaaaaaatgattTTTACAAGGGGTCACTGCTTTCCATTAACCTGGAGCCAGGTCCCTGCAGACTATGACCAAGAGTGCTTAACACAGGCATGAAATGCTGAACCTAACATATTCTCAGGGTGAATTCTTTGTTTGCAAAATGAAGTGTGTGTTGTTTGGGGACCAGAACCATTCCGTTTAGGTTCATGTATGAAACTGGATTTATTTCACTCCTTGCATAGGCTGAGCCACGCTTGTGAATatttcactgcttttaaaatgaacaaaaagtcAGCCTGGTCTCTAAGGCAACTGCCTACTACTAAAACACAGAAGTAATTGCTGTTTGAATTTGTGCTGGAGATTGCTATGATTTGGGAATAATAGTCTAATAGCAACAGAAAAGAactgtaatattttttcctgactcAGCTCTCTGTAGCAGATTGCTCAATACTATTGACTAGTcaaaatgcagcatttaaatGGCTGTAAGTTCCACATCATAGTTGCAAAAAAAATGCTATCCCTGCTTATTCTAGGAATACAGGGGAGAAAGAGACCTCAGAGACAACAGAAGACTCATTTTGTGATATAAACAGACAGATTTCAGTGAAATGGGGAACCATTTTGAGTTCTTAAATTAAAGACAAGAAACACAATATCCTACATTTGATATGTTGTTATCCTAAGTATAGATGCCTAACGTCCATTTCCTCCTGTGCTGAAAGTAGCGGGAAACCAAGGAGCTTGACCACAAAGTCGCATTTCTGCAGAGCCAAGGCTTGCAATGCTTCTGCTATGAAATGTGAATATGGAAGAAGTTGACATTCACCTCTTCAAAGGAGATTTTACACAAATCGGTAGTTAAGCTCTCTCCTTAAATTCAGtaatttaattgattttttttttcttattaaactGCTCAAGAAGGAACACACATGTTCACATTTATTTGCTGAGAAAAATGGGCTGGAAGACTGTCCACTTTTTCAATGCTGTTTCAGCTTGTAACCCATTTTTGCAGGCTGAAGTGGAGAAGGCAATGACTTCTTTGTGGATCACACTTGCTAGAGCCAGCCAGGACCCTCTTGTCTCTTGGTATTTAAACAAGGTGTTTATTCAGTACCTGGAGCTGGGGATCAATGAGTTGTGTCAACTGGAACCTCAGACTTTGCATTACCAGTGGTGTAGAAGTGCAGTGTATGCCAGTGCAGGACAAAGTGCCTTATGGTGTGAATGCCAAGGATATTGACATCATTCTCcagcaaaaaaatccctaacTGCTTGTATTTTCTTGCAGAGGGTGATGAAGAGTGGCAAGGACTTGAAGAAAATGTTGCCCATGTCCCCTTTACTGGTGAGCGCTACTCTGAGGCCGAAATGATTAAAAGGTCACGGACATTTTACGAGCTTCTAAATAAGCGTCGATCTGTCAGGTTTCTCAGTGATGAGCCGGTCCCCAGGGAGGTTATCGATAATGTCATCAGAACAGCAGGTAGGTACTGAGTGGTTCAAGgtcttggggggaaaaaaaaaggatcagcATTGCTGTTCAACTGTGTAACTGTGAAAAGGTGGTGTGGAAAAGCCAAGAGAACTGGCATTTTGCTTATGGTTTTCGTAGATTCACCTGTAGCTGGAATGAATTAGCACCCATTGATTGATTGGAAATTACTCAGTTTGAACAACTGTATGTTGGAGACTGGTTTGGAGCAGTCCCAATTCCTTTGTGTTTGCAGTTCACCCATGAAGGAAGAAGAGTATTTCAACAGCATGAAAAGAATCACTTAATTTTCAAACTTTAAAAGAtgttacttaaaataaaattgatgtATGGTTTATTGACACATCTTTCAAATAGAAATATTGGAATGTTTTCTCAAAAATGTCAAGACATGTACTTCACATGCTTTAAAATTTAATGCATTATGATGATATTTATCatgtgtgaggtttttttttttgggtccCCCCACAAACAAATAGATGAAATTCTCAGccatgcaaaatatttcagttgacATAAATGGTTGGTGCTTAATAAAGGGAAAGAACTTCAGTCTAGaacaaaaaacattttccagttcTTCCAACAGCAGTGCCAGAACCCTGTTGCATATGATTGGAGTGTTATGCTGAGGACCTTCATAGAGTTCATTTGTCTGAATGTCAGAAATTGATTCTCTTTTTGTTGTGGTTGTTGTTGAGAATCTATGTGTTTCAAATCATTACTATCATGTCCTGGCCTAATCTTATCTCTGCTTTAGTAACATTGACTTCAGCCGGGAGTGGTTTTCACCCTCATTATTTCTATTATTCTATGAGCCAGCTGCTGCTACTATAGAAAATATTCCCAAGCTGCCTTAAAGTTCAGTAGCCTTTAGCAGGCTTAATAATTTAAAGATTGTCCACATTTGAGGTgcattattttccctttaaaaactGTAAGCAGCTTTGTTATTGCACTGTAATGAGTGTCCATCTCCCTCTAATTAACTTGGAGTCATTAAAACACTGACCATGTTTTGGCAAATGCAGCAAAGCAAACAAGGCTGGCGTGTAGATGAAGTACTTAGTAATGGTGAAAGCTTTGGGCTGTgtagagcaaaagaaaaagggaagcatGAATGCCATCAGTTTTTACCCAAAACTGAATGGAGGAGAGCTAAGGTTCACAATATAAAAACACTTTCATATATCAAGATAGTTCAAACTGCTTATTCAGTGTTTCTCGAACTAAAATCAGTCCTTAGTATTGTATGCATTCAAgatcttcaaatatttttaaatgtgtatgAGGGATCAGAGAGATCTACACAGTCTTCTTAACCTATATATATGTGAACCTGTGCATATatattttcttcagcttctgGCTTTTAACCTCAATGCAGTTAAAATATTCTCCAGTGGTGTTGGTGGGTGAGCAAGTACAGATTTAATATGTGCACACCTATAAACACCAGCTGTCTGTGGGACAATGAACTCAAACCTGTACGCTCTATGGCAGATGTCTGTGTTGTACAGCTCCTTATCTTTGTCAGTCAGTGACAGATTCCTGCAGGTGGTAACTTAGCCTTGTTTTCCTGAAAGCCATTACTTTCACCCTTTAGCAAATTCACGTGTCAGAGTTGGCGGTGTATTCAGACAGTGCTCTGCTCTTGGTACAACAATTTGCAATAGCCTTACTGCATTCATATATTGCACCATATTACTGCCTCATCATAAGAACCAccaaaaaaggaattttttacaAATCCTTAATGCTGGCTTCCTGTAAGATGGCAGTATGAAAGGACTAACTTCTGTTCTTCAATGGGATTTCACATTCTTTGAGAAGGAAATGAACAGGATTGTCTGCCAGAACTTATCTCAGTCCTTTTCTTCCCATCTCATCCACGTGCTTTCCCACTGCTCAACTGGTCAGCCTGAAAGCTCACAAGGAAGAGCTGATACCTCTCACTGCCCACCCTCCTTCCTGAGTTTtcatcttttcctgtttttctatGAAGGTACTTCACCTAGTGGAGCACACACTGAGCCCTGGACCTTTGTGGTAGTGCAAGATCCAGATTTAAGACATAAGATTCGTGAAATtgtagaagaagaagaggaaatcaACTACAAAAAAAGGATGGGAGACAGATGGGTTAATGACTTGAAAAGATTGAGGTATGAAAAGTCAATTACCTGAGGGGTTTGAAGAGAGCTGCTATTTCAGTGTAGGATAGACTTGtataattttccatttcttcctccctctcacttttaatatttttctaagattcatgtttggaaaaaaaacttaTAAATATGTGTAAAATTGTGCCTTGGTGGCTGGTTCACAAAATTGcttccagtaaaaaaaattacatgctcTCCATTTTGAAAGTTTTCCAAGCATTTGGCTccatcattattttttcctatgtAACCTCTGTGGCTGAAACTCTTGTCCCagatttttcctgttgtttgcCAAACAGTGAAGCTCCCAAAGTCATCGGAAGCTTTGCTACTGACTGAGGAAGCCCCAAGGCCTGTCCCTATCCAAGTGCTGAATTATGCAATAGTTAATTGTTCCAAATGCCCTCCGAAGTCTGACCGACTTGCTTAACTTCACACAATGTGAAGATGTCTACTGAGCCTTGGCTTGTCAAATGGAGCATATGCACAAAGCTTGGTAGAGTTGACCTGCCCTTGACCTTGCCTACTTGTTTGAGAATGTTACTGTTTTTCAGGTGCTTAGGTGCTATGCAAATTTTTGTGCTATGGAAACAAATGCCAGGGGTTCTTATGTTTTGAGTGGGAACAGTAGAAGCACTCATTTTCTTGTCTAAATCCTATATCATGAATGTCATTTAAGAAATAGGGAACCAAATGAATTGTAACAGGGATGAAATACCCAGGATCAGAATAATAGTTTTTTGCCATTGGAATGTATTTAGGTTTAGACCTTAGACAATAAAGTTTTGAAATTTTCTGACAGCAGTTTTCCCTGCAATGACAAAAAAGTTGTCACTGCTTGTAACAGGCAAATCTGCAAAATTCCAGGAATTAAATAATCTCAAAGGCAAATGCTTATGAGGCCAGGTCATAGATAAGAGGTCAAGAACTATCTCTTACTTGTATGCAATTCCACTCTTCAGAGTGAGCACGTCAGCTCCTCAGCCAAATCTGTTAAAATTGAGAACTCtattcaagctttttttttttctttctgaaatgtttctatTTAAGATGATAATACTTAATCCTTTGCAGTAAATGTTCTAAGGTTTAGTCTACTGCTATAATTGGCCTGTACCTTTAGTGCCCCTTTGCAGTAACTTACACGAAAGTGAAAAGGttgcaaaataaatgtcttAAACATTCTTTTGCAGGACAAACTGGATCAAAGAGTACTTGGACACTGCTCCATATTTGATCCTCATTTTCAAGCAGGTATATGGGCGGCTTCCAAATGGCAAAAAGAAGACCCACTATTACAATGAAATCAGTGTTTCTATTGCCTGTGGTATCCTGCTTGCTGCACTGCAGGTATGTTGACAGAACTGACATATTGGGACTCAATATATTAGTTTGGATTACATACCAAGATTATTCTGCCCAAATGAGGGTGGAACCCAATTTagattttaacattttcaaTCTCCCGGATTACTCCAATTCCTGACAATATGTCTTAGTTTGGAGTTTTAAAGTTATGCTACTGAGATCTACATCTGAGAAGGTGATTCCTATCCTCAGTACTGgttaacaggaagaaaaatataatgtaGCTTCCAGAGTTGTCACTCTTCTCTCGGCACAGGCTTCAGCCCCTGTGGTTTCTGCCTTATGCTAACAAGGCTGACAGGCTCTTCAGACTACCCAAGCATGGCTGTGCAGTGCCACACTGGCCCTTTCTTTTAGGTAATCCCTATAAAACAGCTTGACACCAAATCACTTTTAGTAtacaatgctgaaaaaaaaaaaatcaggaacaTATTCCACAGGACAGGCTGTACTATTTCAATCAGTCTTTCTGAGGCATTTCTGAAAGTGAACTGATTTCTAAAGCTCAGCATGTTTGACACCAGCCAGTTAGATTTTCTCAGTGGTTTCTCAGTACTCAGTTCTGCTTCCTGTATCTGATGTACTCACACAAGTGTTAAATAGAGAAGCTATTCTGATAGTTAACCTGGCCTGTCAGCAAGATAACAGCAAGGTGCTTCCTCTTATATTAGGCCAATTTCCTACCAGGCACTGGCATTTCTCCTCCATTCTGTTTTGAATGACACTTCCTTTCATGCattgctgctcctcaggcacCATTCAGCACCACCACTATTAGCTTTTCTCCTCTTGAGAAGATCATAGAGATTGCTTAACATGACAGGTGCATTTCCTAGGCACCTCTCCCTGGCTGACTTTTGTATCTCAAAGCCTCCCAAAATGCCTGCATTACATAGACATAGAGACTGAAATCCACATGTGCAGCTCTCAGGAAAAGATTCAGCTGTGTGGTCATATCTTGGATGATGTCAGCTTTTTATTGTTTGTCAGATTTTTTAGGGGTTTTGTGAGATTTTGTATAAGAGGAAGAATGATACATAGACTTATTTTGGGATTCTGATGTAATCCGTAACAATGGCCACTGTGAGAGATGCCAACAGACTCCTGTGACAACTTCTGAGGCAGGGCCTGTGCCCCCTAACCCTGTGAGGTACAGCTCTTGAGGAGGAACAAGTGTTCACAATGCTGTAAGGCACCTTCCTGCCAGCTGTATGGAGGCAAGAACCAAAACATTTCTCTGTGTGAGCCAGATCACAGAAGCATGGAATAGTTTGGTTTGGAATGGATGTTtcaaggtcatctagtccaacccccagCCCCATGGGATGACATTCCAATCATATTCCCACAACTGCCTCTCAACTTCCCTGTGGCTATGGATCCCCCATcacactgagcacagcaggcaGGCTCTGGCTGTACAGCACACAGACATGGCAGGCAGactgggctgctgctgtggtggagAAACGCTCTACTTCTCTGTAAGCAGAGCAGGCGTCTTTTATGGTACCATTGAGGCTGTCAGTAAATCAGGGGTTCTCAAGCCTGCAGCAGGCCTAACGAAGTAGCGTTTCTGGGCTAGTCAACAGAAGGGTGTGTACAGGTGTGGTGGGAACAACCACTACAAATACAGAGCACAGACCTCTGTCTCACTCTGTCACTGTCTGTCTTGCTGCAGAATGTGGGTCTGTACACAGTGACCTCCACACCCCTCAACTGTGGCCCCCAGCTCCGGGTGCTGCTCCAGCGCCCAGCAAACGAGAAGCTTCTCTTGCTGCTCCCTGTTGGTTATCCCAAGAAAGATGCCACTGTGCCTGCGCTGACTCGGAAGCCGCTAGAAGACATCATGGTGGTCATGTGAACCCAATGCCTGGAAGAAGGAGTGCATCCCTGCTGACAGCTGAAGTTGTCACTGCTGTTTCTGTGCATTGTCCCCCTGTGTCACTGTTGCTCTGGCTCTTTactcttctatttcttttagtGTTAGTAATCTACCAACAGCAGTGAGCAGTCAAGCACTGTGCCTTTGACAGTGCTGTTACCTATCTGACCAGGGCATTGTTCCAGGGGATATGTACAATGGCATTTAAATGACCTTCATCGCTTGATTTTTCTCATGCATTGTGGGGACAAATCTCTCCTTGAACTGGaatatgtattttccttttacttttgtGATTGCCATTACACAGTTATTTTAACTtaagaattttaatgaaggtgGTACTAAAAGATACAAAGAGGTCAAACTCAGCTGTCCTATCTCGGTCAGTGTGTGCTGTTTAAATGCCCCTTCCCCTCCACTGTGTTCAGCTATGTGTAGAAAGATGCTATTTTCCTCTTACATGGTAGGATTTCTCTACTTGATTGATCTCAAAAACTTTCTCTATACCAGGCTTTCTTAAACTATTGTGGCTACGAGTGTCTTAGGTTGGGGGAAATTTAGTAGGAACAAGGCATATAATTTGCTTGTTAGCATTTATTTATACATGTTCCCGGCAAAATTATATCGTGTAGTAGCTATCAATCGCATTCCTGGTACTTGCTGCTTCCACTGGAAGCAGTCCAGAGGGAGCTACTATTCTGGTTATCCTGTTTACCTGCAACGATACCAGTTTAACACCCTGAAATTGAAACTGCTTTAGAGACCTTGACACGTGAGAGGTGCTTTCATGTCAGCCGAGACCAGGGATTTGGGAGCGGCGCGCTGGGAGGGCTGGCGCTGCCGATGGCCGGGCGGGCAGAGCCCCCTCGTGGGGCCGCGGGTCCCGCCGGCTCCGCCAGCAGCGAAAGGGGAAACGCTGAAACAGACGCGTCCTTCCTGCAGGTCTCTCTGTTCTGGGGAACACTTTCCCACCCTGACCTCTGCTGCATCTAACGCAGGCAAGTTCAGCCAAACTGGCTTCAGCCGTCCTTGagggatgagaggctggagagcagtgccacgGAAAGGGACCTGCGcgtcctggtcaatggcaagttga
The DNA window shown above is from Corvus hawaiiensis isolate bCorHaw1 chromosome 3, bCorHaw1.pri.cur, whole genome shotgun sequence and carries:
- the IYD gene encoding iodotyrosine deiodinase 1 isoform X2, with amino-acid sequence MALFSFLTPVFIAIICVLIGVIMKKTNGEKEKCDTKSKHPSRPWVDEDLKDGTDHPLEEEEGDEEWQGLEENVAHVPFTGERYSEAEMIKRSRTFYELLNKRRSVRFLSDEPVPREVIDNVIRTAGTSPSGAHTEPWTFVVVQDPDLRHKIREIVEEEEEINYKKRMGDRWVNDLKRLRTNWIKEYLDTAPYLILIFKQVYGRLPNGKKKTHYYNEISVSIACGILLAALQNVGLYTVTSTPLNCGPQLRVLLQRPANEKLLLLLPVGYPKKDATVPALTRKPLEDIMVVM
- the IYD gene encoding iodotyrosine deiodinase 1 isoform X1; its protein translation is MAWIFKQIVLSATASPFHEKLQNLEQRLHISVAMALFSFLTPVFIAIICVLIGVIMKKTNGEKEKCDTKSKHPSRPWVDEDLKDGTDHPLEEEEGDEEWQGLEENVAHVPFTGERYSEAEMIKRSRTFYELLNKRRSVRFLSDEPVPREVIDNVIRTAGTSPSGAHTEPWTFVVVQDPDLRHKIREIVEEEEEINYKKRMGDRWVNDLKRLRTNWIKEYLDTAPYLILIFKQVYGRLPNGKKKTHYYNEISVSIACGILLAALQNVGLYTVTSTPLNCGPQLRVLLQRPANEKLLLLLPVGYPKKDATVPALTRKPLEDIMVVM